In Mytilus edulis chromosome 4, xbMytEdul2.2, whole genome shotgun sequence, the following proteins share a genomic window:
- the LOC139518655 gene encoding interaptin-like, with product MKGGLPSDLIDKYHELFGGVEGLKLIVDDRKGLSKITQDQISKIQRDQQIYAQNINQIANEIQTVKHQLGIYPVAPEPIENEDDVRDSKISKRAVDPYKALRAALQDAELKLANMTNNMNANARQQSIIFSTVEQRVQQQDLRLMTIIQKISDLEKLAAALPGSQQSQAGGISSPSFKTVMNIATISAKIQATTEIIQARVMDLNERLQQFKKPLQERSNNYQVLDSNLKRLQSGVTKLTSNSASLQLTYNKFKSDVTKDLAPILQNINSDKQKYQKIDSDFNAVLTKIQKEEADIQNRTQTLQQASAQITQLKIQLPLLDHDLQNITSSINTMKQDPLVLLGHLKTNETLVTKQLDKDTAQASRMLASIGGMIKRVNGTLNNVPQSG from the coding sequence ATGAAAGGAGGATTACCATCggatttaattgataaatatcatgAGTTGTTTGGTGGTGTTGAAGGATTAAAATTAATCGTCGATGATAGAAAAGGATTaagtaaaataacacaagacCAGATTTCTAAGATACAACGTGATCAACAAATTTATGCTCAGAACATAAATCAGATTGCAAATGAAATTCAAACTGTGAAACATCAGCTCGGAATATATCCAGTTGCACCAGAACCTATTGAGAACGAAGATGACGTACGAGACTCTAAAATTTCCAAGCGAGCGGTCGACCCCTACAAAGCTTTACGGGCAGCATTACAAGATGCCGAGCTAAAATTGGCAAACATGACTAACAATATGAATGCAAACGCCAGACAGCAGTCTATTATCTTCAGTACAGTAGAACAGCGGGTACAACAACAAGATCTACGCCTCATGACGATTATACAGAAAATATCAGATCTGGAAAAACTCGCAGCTGCGTTACCAGGATCACAACAAAGCCAAGCGGGTGGAATTTCTTCGCCGTCTTTCAAAACAGTGATGAACATTGCCACAATATCCGCTAAGATACAAGCAACAACTGAAATCATACAAGCACGAGTAATGGATTTGAACGAGAGACTGCAGCAATTTAAAAAGCCACTTCAGGAAAGGAGCAATAACTACCAGGTTCTCGATAGTAACCTGAAGCGTCTACAGTCAGGAGTTACTAAGTTGACATCAAATTCAGCTTCTCTGCAACTAACctacaataaatttaaaagtgACGTCACGAAAGATCTTGCACCAATTTTACAGAACATTAACTcagataaacaaaaatatcagaaAATAGACAGCGATTTTAATGCAGTACTTACCAAAATACAAAAAGAAGAAGCCGACATCCAAAACCGTACACAGACATTACAGCAAGCAAGTGCACAAATCACACAACTGAAGATACAACTACCGTTACTGGACCACGACCTACAGAATATTACCAGCAGCATAAACACTATGAAACAGGATCCACTTGTATTACTGGGACATTTGAAAACAAACGAGACCCTAGTTACAAAACAACTAGACAAGGATACCGCACAAGCCAGTCGCATGTTAGCTTCTATTGGTGGAATGATAAAAAGAGTGAATGGAACTCTGAACAATGTTCCCCAGTCAGGATAA